A stretch of DNA from Mycolicibacterium celeriflavum:
GCAAGCCCGTCTTCGCCTTCCAAAACACCAAGTTCAAGCTCGCCGAGGTCGCCACCGACGCCCACATCAGCCGCGTTTTCATCGACGACTGCGTCGCCCGCCATCTGCGCGGTGAACTCGACATCCCCACCGTCGCGATGGCGAAATGGTGGACTACTGAGCGTGCGATGGTCGCCCTTGATGACTGCTTGCAGCTCCACGGCGGCTACGGCTATATGACCGAGTATCCCATCGGCAGGATGTGGGCCGATGCTCGCGTTCAGAAGATCTACGGTGGGACAAACGAGATTATGAAGGAGATCATTGCTCGGTCGCTTTAGATCGAATTCGACCGCTAGATTGGTTACGAGGGGCCGCGATAGCGAGGTGGCGTTCGCTTATCAAGTCGGTGGTGACTGTTCATTAGGCGGTCACTGTTCACTAGGCGGATACCCGGCGAGCTCGCTTCAAACGGGGGCCTTACTCGGCCGGCCTGGGCGCGCCGCGCCCGAGACAGGTTGACCTTGCTGCTGACGCCCTTCAGACGATATGCGCCGGCGGACGACCACCGGAGGCCTGCGTCGTCGACGATCACCCGCGTGGAGTCCCACCAACACTGCGCCTGGCCGCGCCGCCGCGCTCACTCGGCTGGCCAGGTTCACGGGGTTGCCGAACCAGTCGCCCGCGCGCGAGACCGCTGACCCGGACGCCACGCCAATCCTCAAGGAAGGCAGGTCATTTGCTGACGCGCTGTCGATCAGGTCCAGCATCGTCGTCACCAGCGGCGTCGGTCGTGATGAGACCAGCATGACCGCGCCCCGAGGGTTTCACGAATCTCAACCGGTGGGTTGGCAGCCTCGCGCGCAGCAGTCGCGAGTCGATTCGCGAGCCTCTCCAAATCGTCGGGCTGAAGCTTTCAACATGTTCAGCGCGCGAAGCCACGCATCATCTCCGTGGCCTGCCCGATGCCTTCCGTGAGGGCCCGCAATATGGCGACTGTTTCGTCTGGATTCCGGTTTCCGTGCTCAGCTCGCGCAGAGAGACGTACCGTCCCTCACCACCCAGTACGCGGCTTGTAGGAAGAAGGAGAGGGGTTGGGGCCACCAGTCGGCTTTGATCAATCGTGAAGCCCTGGGCATGCAGCCAGGCAATTAGATGAGTCCTTTCCTGGCGGCTGTCGCCCTCAAGACCGTCGTGCAGACATACTGAGCGAGGTCGTCTTCGTGTGTTGCTGACACCCTGGACCTGCTTAGTGCTGCGGCGTACCGGGACGCGGACAGGATGGTTCAGTGTTCACGCCGCGCACCTGGTGACTCGACGCGGGGACGCCGAGCACGGCGTGACCCATCGCAACGAGCAGCGCAGAGGTCTGTTCGGGAGCCAGGCCAGTGCCGCGGTAGTGCAAGATCGATTGAATGGCTCCGATCGCTCCATGAACCATCGCCCGAAGTTCAATCTCATCGACCGCGGGCCGCAATTCTCCGACGAGGTGTACCCACTCTTCTAGATAGAGTCGCTGCTTTCGGCGCAACCGGCTCTGGTGCTGATCCGACAGATTGTGCACTTCGCGGTAATACACCATTGCCAGCTCGCGTTGATCCATTACCAAGGCGACTTGGTCTGACACCAGCAGGGTCAGCGCCTCCGCCTCGTCGCGGGACTGCTCGACGATCGCCGTCGCACGCTTAAGGAGTTTGTCCACCACTCGCTCGAAGAGGGCCGCCAGTAGATCGCTCTTACTGTTGAAATGGCGATAGATGGCCGGCCCGACAACCCCTGATGCAACGCCGATGTCGGCCATGGAGACAGCGTGGTAGCCCCGCTCGGCAATCAACTCGGTGGCAGAGGCGAGAATCCGTTCCCGACGTTCGCCGCCGACCCGGGTACGTCCGGCAACGACCACCTTGTTCACTACTACCTTCCTTCGCTCGCAACCAGGGCTCGCGCAGCACTGCAGCGCCGGGAGCTACACTACGAACGTTAACACCTGCTCACAATCCCAGGTTGAGTTGAAATGTAGACGCCCAGTGGCAGGTGGCTGGCGCCTGCGCGTGTGATCCCCATTCGTGGATGTGCCCGCTCATTGGCCAAGATCGGCAACCGCGTGGGCAGATCGCTGCGCCCTCTTTGGATGTCCAGTTCGGCAAGGAACTGGACAAAGCCATCTCTCCGTCTGCCGGACGCTGTTGGCGTCATCCGATCGTCATCACATCGTTCGGCAACACGGCTTTGGCAAAGGGGCTACGTCAAGCAGCAGGCAGAGGACGGCGA
This window harbors:
- a CDS encoding adenylate cyclase regulatory domain-containing protein, with translation MNHPVRVPVRRSTKQVQGVSNTRRRPRSVCLHDGLEGDSRQERTHLIAWLHAQGFTIDQSRLVAPTPLLLPTSRVLGGEGRYVSLRELSTETGIQTKQSPYCGPSRKASGRPRR
- a CDS encoding TetR/AcrR family transcriptional regulator produces the protein MNKVVVAGRTRVGGERRERILASATELIAERGYHAVSMADIGVASGVVGPAIYRHFNSKSDLLAALFERVVDKLLKRATAIVEQSRDEAEALTLLVSDQVALVMDQRELAMVYYREVHNLSDQHQSRLRRKQRLYLEEWVHLVGELRPAVDEIELRAMVHGAIGAIQSILHYRGTGLAPEQTSALLVAMGHAVLGVPASSHQVRGVNTEPSCPRPGTPQH